One segment of Eschrichtius robustus isolate mEscRob2 chromosome 3, mEscRob2.pri, whole genome shotgun sequence DNA contains the following:
- the C3H1orf216 gene encoding UPF0500 protein C1orf216 homolog — translation MFAIQPGEAEGGQFLGDPPPGVCQPELQPDSNSNFMASAKDTNENWHGMPGQVEPILLRSFSELPSDNQAFQDPGLPEGEVRSPPEGAEIPGAGPEKLGGASTVCSPLEDNGYASSSLSIDSPSCSPEPACGTPPGPGPPAPLLPSVAQAVQQLQAQERYKEQEKEKHHVHLVMYRRLALLQWIRGLQHQLVDQQARLQESFDTILDNRKELIRCLQQRAAPSTPQDQG, via the coding sequence ATGTTTGCCATCCAGCCAGGGGAAGCTGAAGGGGGGCAGTTCCTGGGGGACCCGCCTCCTGGAGTATGTCAGCCCGAGCTTCAGCCAGACAGCAACTCCAACTTCATGGCAAGTGCCAAAGATACCAATGAGAATTGGCATGGGATGCCAGGCCAAGTGGAACCCATACTGTTGAGGAGCTTCTCCGAGTTGCCCTCTGACAACCAGGCCTTCCAGGATCCTGGACTCCCTGAGGGGGAGGTCCGCAGCCCACCAGAGGGGGCAGAGATCCCTGGAGCTGGGCCTGAGAAGTTGGGTGGTGCCAGCACAGTCTGCTCCCCTCTGGAGGACAACGGCTATGCCAGCAGCTCCCTGAGCATTGACAGCCCTAGCTGCAGCCCTGAGCCTGCCTGTGGGACCCCTCCCGGCCCTGGCCCTCCAGCTCCCCTTCTGCCCTCGGTGGCCCAGGCCGTACAGCAGCTGCAGGCTCAAGAGCGCTATAAAGAGCAGGAGAAGGAGAAGCACCATGTGCACTTGGTGATGTACCGTCGCCTGGCCCTGCTCCAGTGGATCCGGGGCCTGCAGCACCAGTTGGTTGACCAGCAGGCCCGTCTGCAGGAGAGCTTTGACACCATTCTAGACAACCGGAAGGAGCTTATCCGCTGTCTCCAACAGAGGGCAGCACCATCCACACCCCAGGACCAGGGCTAA